A window of the Pseudoliparis swirei isolate HS2019 ecotype Mariana Trench chromosome 13, NWPU_hadal_v1, whole genome shotgun sequence genome harbors these coding sequences:
- the kcnj12a gene encoding ATP-sensitive inward rectifier potassium channel 12, which translates to MSVGRINRYSIVSSEEEGLRLTTMHGMNGFGNGKIHTRRKCRNRFVKKNGQCNVQFANMEDKSQRYMADIFTTCVDIRWRWMLLVFTLVFVVSWLAFGLAFWVIALLHGDLDNPAGDDNFTPCVLQVTGFVAAFLFSIETQSTIGYGYRCVTEECPAAVFMVVFQSIVGCIIDCFMIGAIMAKMARPKKRAQTLLFSHNAVIAMRDGKLCLMWRVGNLRKSHIVEAHVRAQLIKPRITDEGEYIPLDQIDINVGFDKGLDRIFLVSPITILHEIDEASPLFGIGKQDLETADFEIVVILEGMVEATAMTTQARSSYLASEVLWGHRFEPALFEEKNVYKVDYSHFHKTYEVPTTPRCSAKDMVENKFLVPSSNSFCYENELAFLSRDDGEEDVGGGGGGSRALANLSPDRNSRHEFERLQVNRTLDQRSYRRESEI; encoded by the coding sequence ATGAGCGTGGGAAGAATCAATCGCTACAGCATTGTGTCGTCCGAGGAAGAGGGCCTCCGCCTCACGACCATGCATGGTATGAACGGCTTTGGCAATGGCAAGATCCACACACGCCGCAAATGCCGCAACCGCTTCGTCAAAAAGAATGGCCAGTGCAACGTGCAGTTTGCCAACATGGAGGATAAGTCGCAGCGCTACATGGCCGACATCTTCACCACGTGCGTCGATATCCGCTGGCGATGGATGCTATTAGTCTTCACTCTGGTTTTTGTTGTCTCCTGGCTGGCCTTCGGCTTAGCCTTTTGGGTCATCGCTTTGCTGCACGGAGATCTGGATAACCCCGCCGGAGATGACAACTTcactccttgtgtcctccaggTCACTGGATTTGTGGCCGCCTTTCTCTTCTCCATTGAAACACAGTCTACCATAGGTTATGGCTATCGCTGTGTGACTGAAGAGTGCCCGGCGGCTGTCTTCATGGTGGTCTTCCAGTCCATAGTGGGTTGCATCATCGATTGCTTTATGATTGGCGCCATCATGGCCAAGATGGCGAGGCCTAAGAAGCGAGCACAAACACTGTTGTTTAGCCACAATGCTGTCATTGCCATGCGGGATGGAAAGCTGTGCCTCATGTGGAGGGTGGGGAACCTTCGCAAAAGCCACATCGTAGAGGCCCATGTGAGGGCACAGCTCATCAAGCCTCGGATCACCGATGAAGGGGAATACATTCCTCTTGACCAAATAGACATTAACGTGGGCTTTGATAAAGGTCTGGACCGGATTTTCTTGGTTTCACCCATCACTATTCTCCATGAGATAGATGAGGCGAGCCCCCTGTTTGGGATCGGCAAACAGGACTTAGAGACAGCAGACTTTGAGATCGTCGTCATCTTGGAGGGGATGGTTGAAGCCACCGCCATGACCACACAGGCTCGAAGCTCCTACTTGGCCTCCGAGGTCCTTTGGGGTCACCGTTTCGAGCCGGCCTTGTTTGAGGAGAAGAACGTGTACAAGGTGGATTACTCTCACTTTCACAAAACCTACGAGGTGCCGACCACCCCCCGCTGCAGTGCCAAGGACATGGTGGAGAACAAGTTTTTAGTCCCGAGCTCTAACTCGTTCTGCTACGAAAATGAGCTGGCCTTCCTGAGCCGCGATGATGGGGAGGAGGAtgtcggtggtggtggtggtggtagcagGGCACTGGCGAACCTCAGTCCAGACAGGAACAGCAGACATGAGTTTGAACGCTTACAGGTCAACAGGACGCTGGATCAAAGGTCATATCGGAGGGAGTCGGAAATATGA